A window from Streptomyces sp. NBC_00271 encodes these proteins:
- a CDS encoding glycerophosphodiester phosphodiesterase — MGTQGTTQGTPESREPNGQDRGTARRALLGAAVLGAGGAVLGLPGAARADERHGSGGHGGGYKSLPKPTVIGHRGASGYRPEHTFGSYQLALDMGADVVEAGDLVPTKDGHLVCRHEPEIGGTTDVSAHPEFADRKTTKTLDGIPTTGWFTEDFTLAELKTLRAVERIPANRPHNTLYNGRWEIPTFEEVLHWQDEQTRKRGKQVWIYPETKHPTYFRALGLGLEERLAKVLRKHGKDKTNSPVIIQSFEPTSIQRLDKLVDNPLVVLLSAANTRPWDFVTTGDPRTVADLVKPEGLKWIASYAQGIGPTLDLVIPKDANGALTAPTTLVADAHRAGLILHPYTMRNENAFLPANFRQGTDPNAYGDAFGAFKTYFATGIDGVFSDNADTALLAREDFVNG, encoded by the coding sequence ATGGGGACGCAGGGGACGACGCAGGGGACACCGGAGTCGCGGGAGCCGAACGGGCAGGACCGGGGCACCGCGCGACGCGCGCTGCTCGGGGCCGCGGTGCTCGGCGCGGGCGGAGCGGTCCTCGGGCTGCCGGGTGCGGCGAGAGCCGACGAGCGGCACGGGAGCGGCGGGCACGGCGGCGGCTACAAGAGCCTGCCGAAGCCGACCGTCATCGGGCACCGGGGCGCCAGCGGCTACCGGCCCGAGCACACCTTCGGCTCGTACCAGCTGGCCCTCGACATGGGCGCCGACGTCGTCGAGGCCGGTGACCTGGTGCCCACCAAGGACGGCCACCTCGTCTGCCGGCACGAGCCGGAGATCGGCGGCACCACCGACGTGTCGGCGCACCCCGAGTTCGCCGACCGCAAGACCACCAAGACCCTCGACGGCATCCCCACCACGGGTTGGTTCACCGAGGACTTCACCCTCGCCGAGCTGAAGACCCTGCGGGCCGTCGAGCGCATCCCCGCCAACCGCCCGCACAACACGCTCTACAACGGCCGCTGGGAGATCCCCACCTTCGAAGAGGTGCTCCACTGGCAGGACGAGCAGACTCGCAAGCGCGGCAAGCAGGTCTGGATCTACCCCGAGACCAAGCACCCCACCTACTTCCGCGCGCTGGGCCTCGGCCTGGAGGAGCGCCTCGCCAAGGTGCTGCGCAAGCACGGCAAGGACAAGACGAACTCGCCGGTCATCATCCAGTCCTTCGAGCCGACCAGCATCCAGCGCCTCGACAAGCTGGTCGACAACCCGCTCGTCGTGCTGCTCTCCGCCGCGAACACCCGCCCCTGGGACTTCGTCACGACGGGCGACCCGCGCACCGTCGCCGACCTCGTCAAGCCCGAGGGCCTGAAGTGGATCGCCTCGTACGCCCAGGGCATCGGCCCCACGCTCGACCTGGTCATTCCCAAAGACGCGAACGGCGCCCTCACCGCGCCGACCACGCTGGTCGCCGACGCGCACCGCGCGGGCCTGATCCTGCACCCGTACACCATGCGCAACGAGAACGCCTTCCTGCCCGCGAACTTCCGGCAGGGCACCGACCCGAACGCCTACGGCGACGCCTTCGGCGCCTTCAAGACCTACTTCGCCACCGGCATCGACGGCGTCTTCTCGGACAACGCGGACACCGCGCTGCTCGCCCGCGAGGACTTCGTCAACGGATGA
- a CDS encoding lysophospholipid acyltransferase family protein, which translates to MSRFALIKAVLGPIMRLMFRPRVEGVEHIPGDGPVILAGNHLTFIDSMILPLVCDRQVLFIGKDEYVTGKGFKGRLMAWFFTGVGMIPVDRDGANGGVAALMTGRRILEEGKVFGIYPEGTRSPDGRLYRGRTGIARLTLMTGAPVVPFAMIGTDKLQPGGAGMPRPGRVTVRFGEAMEFSRYEGMDRDRYVLRAVTDSVMTEVMRLSGQEYVDMYATKAKAA; encoded by the coding sequence TTGTCCCGCTTCGCGCTCATCAAGGCAGTGCTCGGACCGATCATGCGCCTGATGTTCCGCCCACGGGTGGAAGGCGTGGAGCACATCCCGGGCGACGGCCCCGTCATCCTGGCCGGCAACCATCTCACGTTCATCGACTCGATGATCCTGCCCCTGGTCTGCGACCGGCAGGTGCTCTTCATCGGCAAGGACGAGTACGTCACCGGCAAGGGGTTCAAGGGCCGCCTCATGGCCTGGTTCTTCACCGGCGTCGGCATGATCCCGGTGGACCGGGACGGCGCCAACGGTGGTGTCGCGGCGCTGATGACCGGCCGTCGCATTCTGGAGGAGGGCAAGGTCTTCGGCATCTACCCGGAGGGCACCCGCTCCCCCGACGGCCGGCTCTACCGCGGCCGCACCGGTATCGCCCGCCTCACCCTGATGACCGGCGCCCCGGTCGTCCCGTTCGCGATGATCGGCACGGACAAGCTGCAGCCCGGCGGTGCGGGGATGCCGCGGCCGGGCCGCGTCACGGTCCGCTTCGGTGAGGCGATGGAGTTCTCGCGGTACGAAGGCATGGACCGTGACCGGTATGTGCTGCGGGCCGTGACCGACTCCGTGATGACCGAGGTCATGCGGTTGTCGGGGCAGGAGTACGTGGACATGTACGCCACGAAGGCCAAGGCCGCGTAG
- a CDS encoding MFS transporter: protein MTSTLQPAYKAEVEKRTGRWLALCVLVLAVLLVAVDATVLGLATPYISEDLKPSGTQLLWIGDVYSFVIAGLLVSMGSLGDRIGRKKLLLMGATAFGAISVLNAYATTPEMMILARALLGVAGATLMPATLALIRNLFHDPRERSLAIGIWGATASAGTAVGPVVGGFLLEHFWWGSVFLINVPVMLILVPVGIKLLPESRNPNPGPWDLASVVLSLVGMIGIVYAVKEAATHGFTWEPMAVGVLGAGALYGFVRRQLAMPVPLLDMRLFRNRGFSAAVLADLLTVFGLSGLVFFLSQYLQLVQGRPPFQAGLAELPAAIGAVGAGLIAGSVARRYSVRAVVSGGLAAVGLALGVLTLLNQSTGYSVLGSALLIVGVGAGFSFTVTADVILSSVPKEQAGAASAVSETAYELGAALGIALLGSIVTGVYAGFTGPAGTPAGAHDSLGGAVEAAATLPTHTAEALLTAARTSFVDGLALASGIGSAVLLATAAAAWFLLKDQNLETGV, encoded by the coding sequence ATGACCAGCACCTTGCAGCCGGCGTATAAGGCGGAGGTGGAGAAGCGTACGGGCCGTTGGCTCGCGCTCTGCGTCCTCGTCCTCGCCGTGCTGTTGGTGGCCGTCGACGCGACCGTGCTCGGTCTCGCGACCCCTTACATCAGCGAGGACCTGAAGCCCTCCGGCACCCAGCTCCTGTGGATCGGTGACGTCTACTCGTTCGTCATCGCCGGTCTGCTCGTCTCCATGGGCAGCCTCGGCGACCGCATCGGCCGCAAGAAGCTGCTGCTGATGGGCGCCACGGCATTCGGCGCGATATCGGTGCTCAACGCGTACGCGACGACCCCGGAGATGATGATCCTGGCGCGGGCGCTGCTCGGAGTCGCCGGCGCGACCCTGATGCCCGCCACGCTCGCCCTCATCCGCAACCTCTTCCACGACCCGCGCGAGCGCAGCCTCGCCATCGGCATCTGGGGCGCCACGGCCTCCGCCGGTACGGCGGTCGGGCCCGTCGTCGGTGGCTTCCTGCTCGAACACTTCTGGTGGGGTTCGGTCTTCCTCATCAACGTGCCCGTGATGCTGATCCTCGTCCCCGTCGGCATCAAGCTGCTGCCCGAGTCCCGCAACCCGAACCCCGGCCCCTGGGACCTGGCCAGCGTCGTGCTCTCCCTCGTCGGCATGATCGGCATCGTGTACGCGGTGAAGGAGGCCGCCACGCACGGGTTCACCTGGGAGCCGATGGCCGTCGGCGTGCTCGGCGCCGGGGCCCTGTACGGCTTCGTGCGCCGTCAACTCGCGATGCCCGTACCGCTGCTGGACATGCGGCTGTTCCGCAACCGGGGCTTCTCGGCGGCGGTGCTCGCCGATCTGCTGACCGTCTTCGGCCTGTCCGGACTGGTCTTTTTCCTCTCGCAGTACCTGCAACTCGTCCAGGGCAGGCCGCCGTTCCAGGCGGGGCTCGCCGAACTGCCCGCCGCCATCGGCGCGGTGGGAGCGGGTCTGATCGCGGGCTCGGTCGCGCGCCGCTACTCGGTGCGTGCCGTGGTCTCCGGTGGTCTCGCCGCCGTGGGCCTCGCGCTCGGTGTACTCACCCTGTTGAACCAGTCCACCGGGTACTCGGTGCTCGGCTCGGCGCTTCTGATCGTCGGCGTCGGCGCGGGCTTCTCGTTCACCGTCACCGCCGACGTGATCCTCTCCAGCGTGCCCAAGGAGCAGGCCGGCGCCGCGTCCGCGGTCTCCGAGACGGCGTACGAGCTCGGCGCCGCCCTCGGCATCGCCCTGCTCGGCTCCATCGTCACCGGCGTCTACGCGGGCTTCACCGGCCCCGCGGGCACCCCGGCAGGAGCACACGACTCCCTGGGCGGCGCGGTGGAGGCGGCGGCAACCCTGCCCACCCACACCGCGGAGGCCCTGCTGACCGCGGCCCGCACATCCTTCGTGGACGGCCTGGCACTGGCGTCCGGCATCGGATCGGCGGTACTGCTGGCCACAGCGGCAGCAGCATGGTTCCTGCTGAAGGACCAGAACTTGGAAACCGGGGTCTAG
- a CDS encoding TetR/AcrR family transcriptional regulator, which translates to MAVDRDHVLRSAAALLTRKSTATMDEVARAAGISRATLHRQFAGRDALVRALEALGIEECEAALDATRLDEGTAQEALRRLVKELERVAGLLAFLYTENQLFEGEGQNEGWARLDARMAALFRRGQEGGEFRIDLSPAWLTEALYGLMASGAWAVTEGRVAAKDFHYMIVELLLGGALRRE; encoded by the coding sequence ATGGCCGTCGACCGTGACCACGTGCTGCGCAGCGCAGCCGCCCTGCTCACCCGTAAATCCACCGCCACCATGGACGAGGTCGCCAGGGCGGCCGGGATCAGCCGGGCCACGCTGCATCGCCAGTTCGCCGGACGGGACGCGCTCGTCCGGGCGCTGGAGGCCCTCGGCATCGAGGAGTGCGAGGCGGCGCTCGATGCCACCCGCCTCGACGAGGGCACCGCTCAGGAAGCCCTGCGCCGCCTGGTGAAGGAGCTCGAACGCGTGGCCGGGCTGCTCGCCTTCCTCTACACCGAGAACCAACTGTTCGAGGGTGAGGGGCAGAACGAGGGCTGGGCCCGGCTCGATGCCCGGATGGCCGCCCTGTTCCGGCGCGGCCAGGAGGGCGGCGAGTTCCGCATCGACCTCAGCCCCGCCTGGCTCACCGAGGCGCTCTACGGGCTGATGGCCTCGGGCGCGTGGGCCGTGACCGAGGGCCGTGTCGCCGCCAAGGACTTCCACTACATGATCGTCGAGCTGCTGCTCGGCGGCGCACTACGGAGAGAGTGA
- a CDS encoding aldo/keto reductase — MPFARLATATTPTCHIGLGLAAVGRPGYINLGRDHDLGEDRSVETLRARTHELLDAAYAQGVRYFDAARSYGRSEEFLADWLKSRPDVDDVVIGSKWGYTYTADWTTDAEKHEVKDHTLATYERQRAETAALLGDRLDLYQIHSVTPDSPALTDKELHAKLAEAAAQGLSIGFSTSGPAQAEAIRAALAVTVDGEPLFRTVQSTYNVLETSAAPALAEAHDAGLTVIVKEGMANGRLAAEHAPDAVRAIAEETGLGADAVSLALILRQPWAGVVLSGAATSAQLASNLHAAVVDLDEDQLTRLAALAEDPDVYWERRGQLPWH; from the coding sequence ATGCCCTTCGCCCGTCTCGCCACCGCCACGACGCCCACCTGCCACATCGGCCTGGGCCTCGCCGCCGTCGGCCGCCCGGGTTACATCAACCTCGGCCGGGACCATGACCTCGGAGAGGATCGCAGCGTCGAAACGCTGCGCGCCCGCACCCACGAACTCCTCGACGCCGCCTACGCGCAGGGCGTGCGCTACTTCGACGCGGCTCGTTCCTACGGCCGTTCGGAGGAGTTCCTCGCCGACTGGCTGAAGAGCCGGCCGGACGTCGACGACGTGGTCATCGGCAGCAAGTGGGGCTACACCTACACCGCGGACTGGACCACGGACGCCGAGAAGCACGAGGTCAAGGACCACACCCTCGCCACGTACGAGCGACAGCGCGCCGAGACCGCCGCGCTGCTCGGTGACCGGCTCGACCTCTACCAGATCCACTCGGTGACCCCGGACAGCCCGGCCCTCACCGACAAGGAACTCCACGCGAAACTCGCCGAGGCGGCCGCCCAGGGCCTTTCGATCGGCTTCTCCACGAGTGGACCCGCCCAGGCCGAGGCCATCCGCGCCGCGCTCGCCGTGACGGTCGACGGCGAGCCCCTCTTCCGTACCGTCCAGTCGACGTACAACGTCTTGGAGACCTCGGCGGCTCCCGCCCTCGCCGAGGCGCACGACGCCGGGCTCACGGTGATCGTCAAGGAGGGCATGGCCAACGGCCGCCTGGCCGCCGAGCACGCGCCGGACGCGGTGCGGGCGATCGCCGAGGAGACCGGCCTCGGCGCCGACGCCGTCTCCCTCGCGCTGATCCTGCGGCAGCCCTGGGCCGGAGTCGTCCTCTCGGGCGCGGCCACCTCCGCCCAGCTCGCCTCGAACCTGCACGCGGCGGTCGTCGACCTGGACGAGGACCAGCTGACCCGCCTCGCGGCGCTCGCGGAGGACCCGGACGTGTACTGGGAGCGGCGCGGGCAGCTGCCCTGGCACTGA
- the argH gene encoding argininosuccinate lyase gives MSSNSGDVRLWGGRFADGPAEALAKLSASVHFDWRLAPYDIAGSRAHARVLHKANLLDDDELTRMLAGLDQLEADVADGSFVGTIADEDVHTALERGLLERLGPDLGGKLRAGRSRNDQVATLFRMCLRDHARTIGGLIADLQDALIGLAEAHPDVAMPGRTHLQHAQPVLFAHHVLAHVQPLSRDAERLRQWDERTAVSPYGSGALAGSSLGLDPESVARDLGFEHGSVANSIDGTASRDFVAEFAFITAMIGVNLSRIAEEVIIWNTKEFSFVTLHDAFSTGSSIMPQKKNPDIAELARGKSGRLIGNLTGLMATLKALPLAYNRDLQEDKEPVFDSIDQLEVLLPAFTGMMATLTVHRERMEELAPAGFSLATDIAEWLVKQGVPFRVAHEVAGECVKVAEADGKELNDLTDEQFAKISAHLTPEVRSVLNVPGALASRDGRGGTAPSAVAVQLAEVKSDVAAQHAWATAKKKR, from the coding sequence GTGAGCAGCAACAGCGGTGACGTCCGGCTCTGGGGCGGCCGTTTCGCCGACGGTCCCGCCGAGGCGCTGGCCAAGCTGTCCGCGTCCGTCCACTTCGACTGGCGGCTCGCGCCGTACGACATCGCCGGATCGCGTGCCCACGCGCGCGTACTGCACAAGGCGAACCTCCTTGACGACGACGAGCTGACGCGGATGCTCGCGGGCCTCGACCAGCTCGAAGCCGACGTGGCGGACGGCTCCTTCGTGGGCACCATCGCCGACGAGGACGTGCACACGGCCCTGGAACGCGGGCTGCTGGAGCGCCTCGGCCCCGACCTCGGCGGCAAGCTGCGCGCGGGTCGCTCCCGCAACGACCAGGTCGCGACGCTGTTCCGCATGTGCCTGCGCGACCACGCCCGTACGATCGGCGGTCTGATCGCCGACCTCCAGGACGCGCTGATCGGCCTCGCGGAGGCGCACCCGGACGTGGCGATGCCCGGCCGTACGCACCTCCAGCACGCCCAGCCGGTGCTCTTCGCCCACCATGTGCTGGCTCACGTCCAGCCCCTGTCCCGGGACGCGGAGCGGCTGCGCCAGTGGGACGAGCGGACGGCGGTCTCGCCGTACGGCTCCGGCGCGCTCGCGGGCAGCAGCCTCGGTCTGGACCCGGAGTCGGTGGCGAGGGACCTCGGCTTCGAACACGGCTCCGTCGCGAACTCCATCGACGGCACGGCATCCCGCGACTTCGTGGCGGAGTTCGCCTTCATCACCGCGATGATCGGCGTGAACCTCTCCCGGATCGCCGAGGAGGTCATCATCTGGAACACGAAGGAGTTCTCCTTCGTCACCCTGCACGACGCCTTCTCCACCGGCTCGTCGATCATGCCGCAGAAGAAGAACCCGGACATCGCCGAGCTGGCGCGCGGCAAGTCGGGCCGTCTGATCGGCAACCTGACCGGCCTGATGGCGACACTCAAGGCGCTTCCGCTCGCGTACAACCGCGACCTCCAGGAGGACAAGGAGCCGGTCTTCGACTCCATCGACCAGCTCGAGGTCCTGCTCCCGGCCTTCACCGGCATGATGGCCACGCTGACCGTGCACCGCGAGCGCATGGAGGAGCTGGCCCCGGCCGGCTTCTCGCTCGCCACGGACATCGCCGAGTGGCTGGTCAAGCAGGGCGTGCCGTTCCGCGTCGCCCACGAGGTCGCCGGCGAGTGCGTCAAGGTCGCGGAGGCCGACGGCAAGGAGCTGAACGACCTCACCGACGAGCAGTTCGCGAAGATCTCGGCCCATCTCACCCCCGAGGTGCGCTCCGTCCTGAACGTCCCGGGTGCCCTCGCCTCCCGCGACGGCCGCGGCGGTACGGCACCCAGCGCGGTCGCCGTCCAGCTCGCCGAGGTGAAGTCGGACGTCGCGGCCCAGCACGCGTGGGCCACGGCCAAGAAGAAGCGGTAA
- a CDS encoding argininosuccinate synthase: MTERVVLAYSGGLDTSVAIGWIAEETGAEVIAVAVDVGQGGEDLDVIRKRALACGAVEAEVADAKDEFAEEYCLPAIKANALYMDRYPLVSALSRPTIVKHLVAAAQKHGATTVAHGCTGKGNDQVRFEAGIVALAPDLKCIAPVRDYAMTRDKAIAFCEQKNLPIATTKKSPYSIDQNVFGRAVETGFLEDIWNAPIEDIYEYTSNPAEARDADEVVISFKEGVPVAVDGRPVTVLQAIQQLNVRAGAQGIGRIDMVEDRLVGIKSREVYEAPGAIALITAHQELENVTVERELARYKRQVEQRWGELVYDGQWFSPLKRALDGFIDEANQHVNGDIRMTLHGGRAVVTGRRSETSLYDFDLATYDTGDTFDQAAAKGFIDIYSLSSKIAAKRDLA, translated from the coding sequence GTGACCGAGCGCGTCGTACTCGCCTACTCGGGCGGTCTGGACACCTCCGTCGCCATCGGCTGGATCGCCGAGGAGACGGGCGCCGAGGTCATCGCCGTCGCGGTCGACGTCGGTCAGGGCGGCGAGGACCTGGACGTCATCCGCAAGCGCGCCCTCGCCTGCGGTGCCGTCGAGGCCGAGGTCGCGGACGCCAAGGACGAGTTCGCCGAGGAGTACTGCCTCCCGGCGATCAAGGCCAACGCCCTCTACATGGACCGCTATCCGCTGGTGTCGGCCCTCTCCCGGCCGACCATCGTCAAGCACCTCGTCGCCGCCGCCCAGAAGCACGGCGCCACCACGGTCGCCCACGGCTGCACCGGCAAGGGCAACGACCAGGTGCGGTTCGAGGCCGGCATCGTCGCCCTCGCCCCCGACCTCAAGTGCATCGCCCCGGTCCGCGACTACGCGATGACCCGTGACAAGGCGATCGCCTTCTGCGAGCAGAAGAACCTCCCGATCGCCACCACCAAGAAGTCCCCGTACTCCATCGATCAGAACGTCTTCGGGCGCGCGGTCGAGACGGGCTTCCTCGAGGACATCTGGAACGCGCCGATCGAGGACATCTACGAGTACACCTCGAACCCGGCCGAGGCCCGCGACGCCGACGAGGTCGTCATCTCCTTCAAGGAGGGCGTCCCGGTCGCCGTCGACGGCAGGCCCGTCACCGTCCTGCAGGCCATCCAGCAGCTCAACGTGCGCGCCGGCGCCCAGGGCATCGGCCGGATCGACATGGTCGAGGACCGGCTCGTGGGCATCAAGTCCCGCGAGGTGTACGAGGCCCCGGGCGCGATCGCGCTCATCACGGCCCACCAGGAGCTGGAGAACGTCACCGTCGAGCGTGAACTCGCCCGCTACAAGCGGCAGGTCGAGCAGCGCTGGGGCGAACTGGTCTACGACGGCCAGTGGTTCTCCCCGCTCAAGCGCGCCCTGGACGGCTTCATCGACGAGGCCAACCAGCACGTCAACGGCGACATCCGGATGACCCTGCACGGCGGCCGCGCGGTCGTCACCGGACGGCGCTCGGAGACCTCGCTCTACGACTTCGACCTGGCGACGTACGACACGGGCGACACGTTCGATCAGGCCGCCGCCAAGGGCTTCATCGACATCTACAGCCTGTCGTCGAAGATCGCCGCGAAGCGGGACCTGGCGTAA
- a CDS encoding pyridoxamine 5'-phosphate oxidase family protein produces the protein MGKTYERIDGRLRSFIEAQPLFFTATAPLSGDGTVNLSPKGLTGSFVVLDELTVAYLDFAGSNAETIAHLRENGRITLMWCAFQGPPNIVRVHGHGEPVFRDDPRFEELLTHFPGIDPTPHGLRAIIVVTAELVRDTCGYAVPFMSYEADRDLHGKRFAREDDASLSEYFTKKDHVATSLNGLPGLPLPLPPRTV, from the coding sequence ATGGGAAAGACTTATGAACGCATAGACGGCAGGCTTCGTTCGTTCATCGAGGCGCAGCCCCTCTTCTTCACCGCGACCGCCCCCCTGTCCGGGGACGGCACGGTCAACCTCTCCCCCAAGGGCCTCACGGGCTCGTTCGTCGTCCTCGACGAACTCACCGTCGCCTACCTGGACTTCGCCGGCAGCAACGCGGAGACGATCGCCCATCTCCGGGAGAACGGCCGGATCACCCTCATGTGGTGCGCCTTCCAGGGGCCGCCGAACATCGTCCGGGTGCACGGCCACGGCGAGCCCGTCTTCCGCGACGATCCCCGCTTCGAGGAACTGCTCACGCACTTCCCGGGCATCGACCCGACCCCGCACGGCCTGCGCGCGATCATCGTCGTGACCGCCGAACTCGTCCGGGACACCTGCGGCTACGCGGTGCCCTTCATGTCGTACGAAGCGGACCGCGATCTGCACGGCAAGCGCTTCGCGCGCGAGGACGACGCCTCGCTGAGCGAGTACTTCACCAAGAAGGACCACGTGGCGACGAGCCTGAACGGCCTGCCCGGGCTGCCGCTCCCGCTGCCTCCCCGTACGGTCTGA
- a CDS encoding L,D-transpeptidase family protein has product MRLAAAALASASLLALAPSDPPTLPEQLADTGGGSQLITAQAPRGDSTSGTLTWWDRRGGRWVKAGSAAARFGAKGLAEGGSRKQGSNTTPTGLYDLPFAFGIKAAPGGTAVPYRRVREESWWCQDDDSRSYNRWTEPRPADCRASESEHLIAYTTQYAYALVVGFNYERPVRGRGAGIFLHADGAGATAGCVSVSEDAMRRVLAWVDPARGPRIAIGTARGDMAITRY; this is encoded by the coding sequence ATGCGCCTCGCAGCCGCCGCCCTCGCGTCCGCGTCCCTGCTCGCCCTGGCCCCGAGCGATCCGCCCACCCTCCCCGAGCAGCTGGCGGACACCGGCGGCGGCAGCCAGCTGATCACGGCTCAGGCGCCCCGCGGGGACTCGACCTCGGGCACGCTCACCTGGTGGGACCGGCGGGGCGGGCGCTGGGTGAAGGCCGGTTCGGCGGCGGCGCGCTTCGGGGCGAAGGGGCTGGCGGAGGGGGGCTCACGCAAGCAGGGATCGAACACGACACCCACGGGGCTGTACGACCTTCCGTTCGCCTTCGGGATCAAGGCCGCGCCGGGCGGCACCGCGGTTCCCTACCGGCGGGTGCGGGAGGAGTCCTGGTGGTGCCAGGACGACGACTCCCGCTCCTACAACCGGTGGACCGAGCCGCGGCCGGCCGACTGCCGTGCGTCCGAGTCCGAGCATCTGATCGCGTACACGACGCAGTACGCGTACGCGCTGGTCGTGGGGTTCAACTACGAGCGGCCCGTGCGGGGGCGCGGGGCGGGAATCTTCCTGCATGCCGACGGGGCCGGGGCGACGGCTGGTTGTGTGTCGGTGTCGGAGGATGCGATGCGGCGGGTTCTGGCGTGGGTCGATCCCGCGCGGGGGCCGCGTATCGCGATCGGGACGGCGAGGGGGGATATGGCGATCACTCGTTACTAG
- a CDS encoding sensor histidine kinase: protein MSRRRWSRARAVISRLPFARTMRARLTAGLLVLLAVSCAAVGVAAVYELNGFLTGRVDQQLHDVGVRFPASLEHSTVKPSDHDGDEHGDTRRQSTGTFGARLVGRDVTNAAVVPSGQNVTDLNVSLTTSDRQTLAGIPTDGRAHTVCLSALGHYRVLAARGLDGDVLVTGLPMEPVTAAVHRLELVAGGVFGLALVVAGVAGALWVRWSLRPLSRVAETATRVSELPLASGEVALPPRAPEQDPRSEVGRLASAFNRMLGHVEDALTKRHASEERLRSFAADASHELRTPVASVRGHAELALLHPDPVPPKVTRALERIAAESARMGEMVDDLLLLARLDAGRPLERLPVDLTHLVLDSVTDARAAGPDHRWTLELPEEPVTVTGDAHRLQQVLANLLANARWHTPVGTKVTVSLETDAETAVLTVHDDGPGVPEDVQPGVFERFTRADRRRTGGAGGGAGLGLSIVAAVVEAHGGTVELESRPGATTFTVRLPGTRLSGQR, encoded by the coding sequence ATGAGCCGGCGCCGATGGTCACGGGCGCGGGCGGTCATAAGCCGGCTGCCGTTCGCGCGCACGATGCGGGCCCGCCTCACCGCCGGGCTCCTGGTGCTGCTCGCCGTCAGCTGCGCCGCCGTCGGCGTGGCCGCGGTGTACGAACTGAACGGCTTCCTCACCGGCCGCGTCGACCAGCAGCTGCACGACGTGGGGGTACGGTTCCCCGCGAGCCTGGAGCACAGCACCGTCAAGCCGTCGGACCATGACGGCGACGAGCACGGCGACACCCGGCGGCAGAGCACCGGCACCTTCGGCGCGCGGCTGGTCGGCCGGGACGTCACCAACGCGGCGGTCGTGCCCTCCGGCCAGAACGTCACCGACCTGAACGTGTCCCTGACCACCTCCGACCGGCAGACCCTGGCCGGCATCCCCACCGACGGCCGCGCCCACACCGTCTGCCTGTCGGCACTCGGCCACTACCGCGTGCTGGCGGCGCGCGGACTGGACGGCGACGTCCTGGTCACCGGGCTGCCGATGGAACCGGTCACGGCCGCCGTGCACCGCCTGGAACTGGTCGCCGGCGGTGTCTTCGGCCTCGCCCTCGTGGTCGCCGGAGTCGCCGGCGCCCTGTGGGTGCGCTGGTCGCTGCGCCCACTGAGCCGGGTCGCCGAGACCGCGACCCGGGTCAGCGAGCTGCCGCTCGCCAGCGGTGAGGTGGCGCTGCCGCCGCGCGCGCCGGAGCAGGACCCACGCAGCGAGGTGGGCCGCCTCGCCAGTGCCTTCAATCGGATGCTCGGCCATGTCGAGGACGCCCTGACCAAGCGGCACGCGAGCGAGGAACGGCTGCGCAGCTTCGCGGCCGACGCCAGCCATGAGCTGCGCACGCCGGTCGCCTCGGTCCGCGGCCACGCCGAGCTGGCGCTGCTGCACCCGGACCCGGTGCCGCCCAAGGTCACCCGGGCCCTCGAACGCATCGCCGCCGAGTCGGCGCGCATGGGCGAGATGGTCGACGACCTGCTCCTGCTCGCCCGCCTCGACGCGGGCCGCCCGTTGGAGCGCCTTCCCGTCGACCTCACCCACCTCGTCCTCGACTCGGTCACCGACGCCCGCGCCGCGGGGCCCGACCACCGCTGGACGCTGGAACTCCCGGAGGAACCGGTCACGGTGACGGGCGACGCCCACCGCCTCCAACAGGTGTTGGCCAACCTGTTGGCCAACGCCCGTTGGCACACGCCCGTCGGCACCAAGGTCACGGTGTCCCTGGAGACCGACGCCGAAACGGCCGTCCTGACGGTCCACGACGACGGCCCGGGAGTTCCGGAGGACGTCCAGCCCGGCGTCTTCGAACGCTTCACCAGAGCCGACCGCCGTCGCACCGGTGGAGCGGGCGGTGGCGCGGGGCTCGGGCTGTCCATCGTGGCGGCCGTGGTGGAGGCCCACGGCGGCACGGTCGAGCTGGAGAGCCGTCCGGGGGCGACGACGTTCACGGTCCGTCTCCCAGGCACTCGTCTTTCCGGGCAACGGTGA